The DNA segment AGACGTGACCTGGCTGATTCTTGCTCCAAATTTAAGAACTCTTTCTATATTTGAGTGTGCAAAAATGGAAGAAATATTGAGTGAGGGAAAACTTGGTGAAGTTGTAGGTGTGCTTGGAATTCCATACCCTACTAAACCATTTCTGAAGCTTGAATCACTTCGCCTAGTTTGTCTACCGAAATTGAAGAGCATATATTGGGATGCCCTACCCTTCCCATGTCTGAAACATTTTTCTATAAGTTACTGCGGAGAACTGAAGAAGCTTCCTCTCAATTCAGATAGTGCAAAAGGGAATCTGCTCACCATTGAAGGAAGGGAATATTGGTGGGCAAGATTAGAATGGGAAAATGAAGCTCGAGATGCTTTTCTCCCTTCTTTCAAGTCTTgtaatcatttattttaattagatGCTTCTGTTTGTGTTTTGCTATCAATATTCCATTTGTCCTAAAGGATAATGAAATTTATTAGCACTTGAGTTGATCATGATCAAATATTTCATTTGAGTCTAACAAGGTTTCAAATGGCTCCACACACACCCATTAAATCTTCTAACTTAAGATGAAAGGCTCATTGAATCAATTCACATAGTTTTAAAGCTTTGAacctaaactttaaatttaagaACCAAGTATTTTTCATTccttttttgttgaaaattagCAAATTCCATCTTAgacttataaaaaatttgaaatctgCAACAATTTTAGACGATTGTAAGAGGCCCCATCACCTGGAGTCAATCAATAGACAATGCCCTTTGCTAATAGCTCTAAGATAAGTGTGGGAACCTGCAATATTGACATGTATATGGATGTTGCTTACAGTAAATTGCTCGTTCGTAAGTTATTTGAATtcgattaataaaaaattaaactcaatttgTTCTAATGTGTAATGATATATGGGCTTTAGTGATGtgcaatttgattcaattttcaaaaaccaCTAAGAGTATTTGATAAGTATTTTTGTGATGGGCGTCGAAACTACCGAAAATAATTCATACAATAAAATAACTCTAAACAGTAGTAAAGAGTAGTAGGGTCGAGTCTACAAGGATCAAATATTATAATCAACTTTCGTGTTTTTCTTATGAACAGAATTTCGGTTGAGCCAATAATCGTGGAAAAAGTTGTGCCCATGACTCCAAATAGACCtgctgaaaaataaattaaataaattaggggaGTTGACAAtgtctagaaattaaataattaaggtaGCAGAAATAAGCAATTAAAGAGAccacaagtaaaattaaattagaaaatgaatttgagttttgataaaagaaaaagtaagcCTTAGCCCTAGACTTAGTGAATTTCGATCTCTAAATCTCTCCTCGAAAATTAGTCTTCTCTCCCAAACAATAAACTGATTATAGCGGCTAAAAACATCCTAACTGTCAATTCTTCCTCTCGTAATTGGTCCCGATACAACCTGCAAATCAACTATTACCGATTATCTAACTGAGATACACGCGTTCTTGATTCAAGATTCCGGTAGCCTTGAGCTCTAAAGAACCCAACTAGAATTAACGGTCTCAACCGCGCGAGACGTTTAACCCTATCACTATCTCCTTTAATTTGTTCTCGGAGATCCGAATACAGCACGACTGACTCGTTTCCCCAACTGTCCAcaaacacgactccaacccaatgtgcttttttatttgaaatcgagttaactttaagTGATGAATTTGTCAATCTTGAGATTTAGGGAAAATAGTGAATACCAATTGGAAGGATTTTTAATACGGATACATATCTCACGATTCTTGACCGAAAAGAATTCCGGCCTAAAACTAAGTTAGAATTTAGTGAAGtatgaaattaatcatgctttGGTTGGTTATGGAGTGGATTTGAATGAAAAATGGTGAAAGTTGGAAATGGAAAGGATTTGGAAAGCAAATAaactaatttgcaaaaaaaaaaaacaaaaagaacaagCAAATGGAAATGGAATGCTGTCTACACGCATGAACTTGGAAatgaaaaatggtttaatttaattgtttaaccAAATTCAAATGTGTCTTTAAGCTACTACAAATGCCCTATTTATATACAAATGATTTAGTAAATTTGGTATAACTATCCACTACATAAAATtagaactaaataaaaataaaatcaaattttcttctaattttagcttttacaaagtcaaaagaaaTCTAATAAGTTCTTGACTATTTCTAAGTTTCTGATTCGGCCCCACTTTATTGACTgttgcaaattagtcattttctGCTTGTTTTTTACTCATAGCATCCTAATTGCATTCCTGataagattaaaatataaaattattaatttagcagggatcaattcaagaattaatcgatttaaatacaaaaaataatgcaaatttaacatgttatcattttggatgattattcagtgttaattgtgaattttatcctcataattctttaaattcatgttcTCATGCTTAAGAGAGCATTTGTGAGCAAAAAGAGCAAAATAAAAACGAGTGAAAACTGAAAAATCGGAGCAAGCTGTAGGAGCCACACGGCTTACCACACATCCATGTGGTAAACCGTTTCGATTTCGCGAATTTGCACTATGAATTGCGAAAAAtcacaatttttaggttttttgagcattctaagatatatatacatatatgtatatatttatatgtaataaatatatagacatatatatatgacaaaaataagaagataggagggagccgtcatagaatactcaagaaaacaacttgaaatCCACCATTGAACAAAGTTGTATTATTGGATAATTTATGGGAGAGGGTGGATTTGAAGAAAGTTGGGATACCAAAGCCAAGCCAAGAAAATGGTTCCAAACTTATTTTCACTGCTCGATCTTTGGAGGTATGTGGTGAAATAGAAGCTAGAAAAAGAATCAAAGTAGAGTGCCTAGAACCTGAACAGGCTTGGGAATTATTCCAAGTCAAGATCGGAGATGAAACACTTAACAGCCATCCAAATATTTGGAAACTCACTGAACAAGTAGCAGAAAGGTGTGGTGGGCTGCCTCTTGCATTAATTACAATTGGTCGTGCCATGGCATGTAAGACAACACTTATGGAATGGAAATATGCAATTGAGATGTTGAAACGATCAACATtaccaaaaatgaaaaatgaggtATTTCCACTTTTGAAATTCAGCTATGATGATTTGCCTAATGCCACAATGAAATGTTGCCTCCTATATTGTTGTCTCTATCGTGATGATTATCGTATTCCCAAAAAGGGTGCTGGGGATTTGGCACACTTTAACCAGATAAAGTAAGAACTTCAATCTGAACTTTAACAGCAGTGTATTGTACCCGGATAAAGAATGAAGAAAAAAGTGCTTGGAATTCAAGCTTTGAGCTACTGCCAGGAATAGAGGACAGAATTTTGAAGGCAAAGAAAGATGGAGCATATGGAGAGAAAATCTGatgatttcattcaaaataaactTTGGCtcaaagccattacatatatcagtcattGACTgatcaaaaagtaaaaaaaaacaacatcaCCTAATGCTTACCTAATACCACTAATTACATGGAAACTTGATAAAATAACTTGTACACTTGAACAAAGCTGGTAACCAGCTCTTTGACCATCAAGTTACATCAAGTTGTCATCCAAACATAATTCAAAATGAACTAAGTTACAAAAAACATTGttaaaaagtaacaaaatgaaactgaGATGAAACAGTAGCATTAACATCTTCAGTTGCACGTACTTTACCCGGACAACTTATGTGCATGAATTCTTACGTGCATGAATTTGCATGCGCTGCATGGCCAACTTTTCTGGTTCAAGATGCATACTTCACCCAGTAATAATATAACAGtttgatctcttttcttttctttacagcTACATGCATGGCTCGGGCTGCTTCTTGaaactttggcttcttcacatgCTGTATGCAAGCCAATTtccaacactcctccttggcttgCATGCTGCAAACTCTTGTTCTTTAAGCATTCTTTGATGATTTGGttcactaaatcatttttctCATCTCCTTTTGCTTCCAAATCTCTTTGAAGGTCCTCGACCATTTGCTTCAACTCCGATTTTTTATTCTCCATTTCATTCAATCTTTCGGATGACTTTTGTTTCTTTCTCTCAAACTGCAATTCTAGTTTTGCCTTCTGGATATGAAGAGATTCCAGCTACTGTGTACTTGATTTGATGCTTTATCACtttcaaatgaaaaattttctttcAACAGAGCCTTCTCAGCTTGCAACGTCTCCTTCTCTAATAGCAGATTATTTTCCTGGGCAGTCAAGTTCTCCATACCAGCCAATGTTTCACTGTTATCATCCTCAAGTTTTTTCGTGAGaataaaaatttctttttctctcttttctaacATTATTTTGAGTTCTGAAATGCGGGATTGAAGTCCTATATTTTGCTCTCCCAGTTTTTCTGCTTCACTTGCTTTATTCTCTAACTGCTCCGCCATATCTTTGTTAGTTTCTTGCAATGATTTCAACTCAAGCTTCAAGCTAGTTACAtgtgcctttattttttttatctgagTAGATGATTGGTTCCTGTGCATATCATGCACCTCTTTGAGTGTCAAAAGTTTCCTTTCTTTCTCAACTGAATTAGTGAAATTTTCAACCAAATCTTCTTTGGTTAGCTGAGCCATTGACATGTAGTTGGCATAGTTAAGCCTCTTGTGACATAGCTTGGATTCATCTACAGCAGCTGTGTAGGCACTATCTGGACTCTTATTCTAGTCCACAATAAAACTTTTTTCTGTCATGGCTACTGTCATgagcttggatccacttggatcactaaTCAGGCATTCTTTGCCTTTGAATACAACTGAATAGCCCTTCTCAAGCAGTTGAGCAATGCTAAgcaaatttctatcaatttcaggcACTAACAAGACATTTGTAACAAGTTTGGTACCTGTAGGAGTGTTTATCAGCACATCTCCTTTGCCTTCATCTTTGATGAAGTGTCCATTTCTGACCTTCACATTTGTTTTGAAGCTTCTGTCAATTGACTTAAAAATGCCAACATCAGGGGTCATGTGGTTTGTGCAACCACTATCTATCAACCATCCATTTGTGGCTTTTCCTTTAGCAGCTGAGCAAGAAACTGCAAAAATTTGTTCTTCCTCGTCATTGTCTTCTTATACTACTTGAGCTTCAGCTCTTGGCTGCTGGGGTTGGTTGTGTCTTGGTCTGCCCTTGTTTTTGCAAACCCTTTCTACATGACCCATCTTCTTGTAGAATCTGCACTGCACATCAGGCCTGAACCAACATACTTTACCCGGATGACTTACCCTTTTGTAGTGTGGGCAGGGTGGATATCTTCCTGCACTATCTGCTTTAGGCTCGTTTGACCAGGTATTCTTGTCTTTGTAGGTAGAGGTGCTCGAGGCAGACTTGGCTTTGGcttgaaaggcaccttcttggtgctcctccGATCTGCTGGCCCTcctttgctcttgtgcatacaGAGCATTGATCAGCTCTGTTAAAGAGATGCTGGTCAGATCCCTAGAGTCTTCAaaagatgagatttttgcctcatacctttcTGGTAAGGTAGAGAACACTTTCTCCATAATCCTTGCCTCATCAAATTGCTCACCAAagagccttatgctgttaactACAGCCATGATTCTGTCAAAATACTTCTtgatagtttcttcttccttcatcttcaagttctcgaaatcccttctcagATTCAACAACTGCTGCTACCTTGTCCTCTCAGTACCTTGGAACTCCTTCTTGAGCTTGTCCCAAGCTTGCTTTGGAGTCTCACAAGCCATGATTCTTGTGAAAATTATATCAGACACACTATTTTGAATGCAAGACATGGCCTTGTGTCTCTTAGTTCTTTCATCAGAATGTTGTCTGATTTGAGCTACTGTTGGGTTGGCTCTTAGAAgtgctggctcagcatctgtgttgacaacttcccacagatcaaaGGCCTGCAGGTAAGTCCTCAGCTTAACCTGCCATATGTGGAACCCTTCACCATTAAAGACTGGTGGTGCTGCAGGAGAAAAAACTGATGAAGCCATtctgttttatattgaatatgaAACAGGTCCTCTAAGATAAcagctcttgataccaattgttggggaTTTGGCACACTTTAACCAGATAAAATAAGAACTTCAATCTGAACTTTAACAGCAGTGTATTGTATCCGGATAAAGAATGTAGAAAAAAATGCTTGGAAATCAAGCTTTGAGCTACTGCCAGGAATAGAGAACAGGATTTTGAAGGCAAAGAAAGATGGAGCATATGGAAAGAAAATCTGatgatttcattcaaaataaactTTGGCtcaaagccattacatatatcaatcATTGACTGatcaaaaagtaaaaaaacaaCATCACCTAATGCTTACCTAATACCACTAATTACATGGAAACTTGATAAAATAACTTGTACACTTGAACAAAGCTAGTAACCAGCtctgtaataccctgaaaatttttacagtaagatattatccttgatatagtaaaataaggaaataaagtgacataaagggaaattttgagttatgtcaatattaagaagtatattatgatatattaattcaagaaaggactaaattgtaaaagtgagaaaagttttgttgcacaagagtaaatactcaaaatttaaggggttaaagtgtaaatatgaaaaagttgaaggaccaatagtgtaaatattttaagagtgtaatgatctagaaactaagaaaaatggatgaattaggaccaaattgaataggtgaagaactatgagggactaaattgcaattttaccaaaattaaatgatgactcaaggatggaattttaaaagataataaagggcaaaatggtcaattggaagagagagaaatctagaaagtaatgatgatgttgatgatattttatgattatttaattagatatatattattttaatgagatattttattattattttattattaattatttagtataaaaggaaggaaagatgaagaattttcatcatctttccatgcatgcagccaacgttagaagagaaggaaaagaaagaaattttcttttctttacaatttggtcattccactaaaaattcaccattttcacctagaaatcaaaagaatttccattactactaagagagagaaatgttaaggagaccatggggagttagaatatcaagttggattcaagaaatagaagctggaggagagagaaaatcaagttaaagattagtatcaatagaacaaggtaagtatattaagatttcaatatgtttttaagtttgttattattgataaaacatggaaataatgttatagtagagttttcttacataaggtcttatgttcttgatatgttagtgaagataaaataagagaaagtgatgagaaatggtgtagaaaaagaaaataaagatgttataacatggtaattaatatcttgtactaaaatagttttggacagcagcaatagtctaactttaaaaaaatcatcaaaaattataaaaatataattataggatgaataaaatatgaaattaaattttattaagtctagtttcttatagaagaaatgatgtaagcaatggaattgtaaatcatgagatatgatgaattttgtgagacaaggttagaatgattttgggtttccctgttctgaatttgtaaaatcataaaaaaatggataaaaataattaggggcttaaatttatatgtttagaatcctgaatgagtctattttcaatagaaacaaacatgaacatcattcgaattctttaagaggagataattaattttaagtgaagaagggtcggaactgtcagacagcagaacaggggagaatttaatgaataaactgtattaattgacccaaccaaaaattatgaaatttttatggtaagaatttatatgagtctagtttcagggaaaattatcagatcttaattttgagttttgtagctcaagataaaaataatttagtgaaaattatggataatgttacctacaagtgtattgtttatactaaggatgtggaatggagaggaggaggaggaaaaatatgtatgaatattcatctagcatggctaatttgcatattttaggctcagggactaaattgaataaaagtaaaactttatagGTAATTTTGCaaacatgtcagaaatgaccaaattgcatgaaatggattattttattatttaaattacaaaattgaatgaaattattaatttagttcaagatcgggggaaaatatgttttagggattaaattgaaaagtgttgaaattatgaaaaattctgatattttatagaattcatggattgttatcaatatatatgagaataatagttggaaataaggattaaattgtaagaattttattttcctaaccctaaggacgaaatcatcattaattaaaagtttaggggcaaaatggtaattttacctagagcattaattaaatgcattagaatatgaaatgaatgaaaatgatgatcaaatttatttataaagatccagacgactcaaatatgagacttgatcgtggaaaagaaaagatatcggattaatgaaattataaacacaaacaagcaatgagataagtttgtgtaacttgaattgtattttaaatacttgaaatatgtgattatgtgatgaaaatatgatttgaatgttcaattcatgatatttgataaaatattgataatactcgatataaattgaaaataaatcccggttgaatgaaaggaaaattcgatggatctctgaaaaggaattgacggtaaaaaggatctagcccagacaggtgatcctatcttgatatagccctcccgaagaatacgtgtaaatggatttagcccggacgagtaatccgaattagggtctgaatttagcctggactggtaattcagatccaagctcattagagtaattatcgttgcaggggatttagcctggactggtaatcccgacaatactctatgagtttatattacaggggatttagcctgaactggtaatcccactgtaaggatgaggttcgcgggagtgtgctctctgatatgaaatgtgtaagaccatggttgaaagataccatggcaacctgatatgaaatgtgtaagaccatggttgaaagataccatggcagcctgatatgaaacgtgtaagaccatggttgaaagataccatggcaacatgatgggaaataaataagaccatggttgaaagataccatggcagcgtgacatgaaatgaataagaccatggttgaaagataccatggcaacatgacagaaaatgagtaagaccatagttgaaagacactatggcatcatgtcaaagataaataagaccgtggatgggagacgctatgacatctgttgaacaattgatattcaggtaatatgtatcagatgacgaatggttatatgaaataattataaagatagataaacgaaataagtataagtacatggaatataatttatgttaagtttgatataaactattaccggaataaatatacataaaatatatggaaatgatagagcatgaaatattgatataatgaaatgaatgatatatgcttatgaagaaacggtaagagcatgatatgtttcatgacatgtacatatatcattatctttgatatgttgatacaaggaaattatgtaagttgagactattattaaactcaagtgcgatatgtcgagaaaatagatatatcaatgttgaatttatatgagatatgtgcaagtatactaacaatgctgctgtttgatgcttatacaagtgtcaaactgttgattgaatggtaatatatttatttatatgatgcattgaatcagtaagtatttaaattttttttagtgatctATAAATGGTAGTAATGTttcgaaaccctgttctggcagcggatacaggttaggggtgttacaagctctTTGACCATCAAGTTACATCAAGTTGTCATCCAAACATAATTCAAAATGAACTAagttacaaaaaatatttttaaaaactaataaaacgAAACTGAGATGAAACAGTAGCATTAACATCTTCAGTTGCACGTACTTTACCCGGACAACTTATGTGCATGAATTCTTGCGTGCATGAATTTGCATGAGCTGCATGGCCATCTTTTCTGGTTCAAGATGCATACTTCACCCGGTAATAATACAACAATTtgatcttttttcttttctttacagcTACATGCATGGCTCGGGCTGCTTCTTGaaactttggcttcttcacatgCTGCATGCAGGCCAATTTCCAACAAAAGGATTAGTGGAGCATTGGTTTTGTGAAGGGTTGTTGAATGACTTTGATAGATTTAGTGAAGCTTAAATACAATGTGACCACATTATCAACTCTCTTCTTAATGCATGCCTATTGGAAAGAGTTGGATAAGATTATGTGAAGATGCATGATGTGATCCATGACATGGCTTTATGGATAGCATGCGAGCTTAAAGTAAAAGAGAATATTTTTTCTGTAAAAGCAGGGGCTCAATTACTTGAAGAACCAAATACTAAGACATGGAAAGGTACAAAAGAATGTCAATAATGAGCAATCATATTAAAGTTCTCAGAGAAACACCTAAATGCCCTAACCTTCGAACTTTGTTTCTTGGAGAAAATAATCTACAAGTGATCAGCGATGGCTTCTTCCACTTTATACCTCGTCTAACTGTTCTAAACTTGTCAAGAAACTATGATTTAGAAGAATTGCCTAAGGGAATTTCACAATTGATTTCACTAGAATGTCTTGATCTATCCTCAACTGGCATAAGAGAGTTGCCAATAGAGTTGAAATCCTTGACAAAACTGAAAATGTTGGACTTGAGTAACATGCTATTTGTCAGGAAGATGAAAATCCCACGACAACTGATATCTAGTTTTTCCAagttgcaaatattcaaattGCGGCCGCTGATAAATAGAGATTATCCGGATGAAGAGGAAGACAATGTTCTAAATGGGGTTAATGAAGATCTTATAAAGGAATTGAAGTGTTTGCAACATTTGAACATACTAAGTATACCACCAATTAAAAGCGTTTTGCTCTAGAAAGATTTCTAAACTTCAACTTGTTTCGATGCTGCATCGAAACACTAGAGTTGGAGGGGTTTAGAGACTcaaatgtgtttaatatttaatgcTTAGAAAACATGAAACGTCTAGAGAAATCATGTTTCAAGGATTGTGCAAGTATGGAGGAGATAAAAATTGAAAAGCTACTGAGCTCAGTTTCTTCGAGTATTAATTATACTTC comes from the Gossypium hirsutum isolate 1008001.06 chromosome A06, Gossypium_hirsutum_v2.1, whole genome shotgun sequence genome and includes:
- the LOC107937335 gene encoding probable disease resistance protein At5g43730, with the protein product MSNHIKVLRETPKCPNLRTLFLGENNLQVISDGFFHFIPRLTVLNLSRNYDLEELPKGISQLISLECLDLSSTGIRELPIELKSLTKLKMLDLSNMLFVRKMKIPRQLISSFSKLQIFKLRPLINRDYPDEEEDNVLNGVNEDLIKELKIEEHIPGCRTVEVGLHTAHEAPNEQTIQRKSYG